From one Lycium barbarum isolate Lr01 chromosome 6, ASM1917538v2, whole genome shotgun sequence genomic stretch:
- the LOC132643901 gene encoding uncharacterized mitochondrial protein AtMg00810-like codes for MNDYSVFTRGLGSATVILAVYVDDIILTGTDLEEITALKSFLHDAFKIKDLGLLHYFLGIEVLYSDHGVLLHQRKFIHDLLRDFNCSDYSSVVSPLELYENLRCCTSDLLPKPEEYWQLLSQFMQQPCLPHVKVALHLLRNLKGTSTFGLFISSSPNLYLSAYCDSYWGACPDSRRSVSYFSIFLSDSLIRWKTKKQPVESLSSNEAEYRSMSKAVAEITWVVHLLDDFGVSTASPVPLFCDNQASLHIAKNLVFHEHTKHIELDCHFVRAKLAEGLIGLSHTSSATQLDDLVTKVLSGADHHLHLRKLGVRGERDYISLVDDVTNEKAMVPTYRRIFPSIYNIQLVQIDLQFATTKLQLASANCISHFMNKWYKLCKLIYNLLQLSCS; via the exons ATGAATGACTACTCTGTGTTCACTAGAGGTTTAGGGTCTGCCACTGTTATATTAGCTgtgtatgtggatgatatcatcctTACTGGGACTGATTTAGAAGAGATCACTGCCCTCAAGTCTTTTCTTCATGATgctttcaaaataaaggatttggGACTGTTGCATTATTTTTTGGGGATTGAGGTTCTCTATTCTGATCATGGTGTATTACTCCATCAAAGGAAGTTCATTCATGACTTGTTGAGGGATTTCAATTGTTCTGACTATAGTTCAGTGGTCTCTCCTTTAGAACTTTATGAAAATTTAAGGTGTTGTACTAGTGATCTTTTGCCCAAACCTGAGGAGTATTGGCAA TTGCTTAGCCAATTCATGCAGCAACCTTGTTTACCCCATGTGAAGGTTGCTTTGcacttgttaaggaatttgaAAGGCACTTCCACTTTTGGTTTGTTCATCAGTTCTTCTCCTAATCTTTATTTGTCTGCATATTGTGATAGTTATTGGGGGGCTTGTCCTGACAGTCGTAGGTCAGTTTCTTATTTTTCCATCTTCTTAAGTGATAGCCTTATTAGGTGGAAAACCAAGAAGCAACCAGTTGAATCCTTATCCTCAAATGAGGCTGAATACAGATCTATGAGCAAAGCAGTAGCCGAAATTACTTGGGTGGTTCATTTGTTGGATGATTTTGGGGTTTCCACTGCTTCTCCTGTCCCTTTGTTTTGTGACAATCAAGCTTCTCTCCACATTGCAAAAAATCTTGTTTTCCATGAGCACACGAAGCATATTGAATtggattgtcactttgttcgtgcCAAGTTAGCTGAGGGTCTCATCGGTCTTTCACATACTTCGAGTGCTACTCAACTTGATGATCTCGTTACCAAGGTTCTGTCTGGTGCTGATCATCACCTTCATCTTCGCAAGTTGGGTGTT AGAGGAGAGAGAGATTATATTTCACTTGTTGATGATGTTACAAATGAGAAGGCAATGGTCCCTACTTATAGAAGAATTTTCCCCTCAATCTACAATATTCAACTTGTGCAAATTGATTTACAATTTGCTACAACTAAGCTGCAGCTAGCAAGTGCAAATTGTATTTCTCACTTTATGAACAAGTGGTACAAGTTGTGCAAATTGATTTACAATTTGCTACAACTAAGCTGCAGCTAG